The following proteins are co-located in the Manihot esculenta cultivar AM560-2 chromosome 7, M.esculenta_v8, whole genome shotgun sequence genome:
- the LOC110618897 gene encoding F-box protein At1g10780 — MDSLPDAIVQYILSHMRNAKDVAVCNCVSKRWKDSLPYIKSLYFPRNSFDNHTGYNHPDSIVWKMVSSIVQLEELVVYSPFSSTGLASWLLHAGSSLKHLELRMDNLAEYQTCVDSPSKLDCISAAKNLESLKLWGVLMIKSPMWNAFPKLQSLEIVGARLEDPALCAALQACPNLKNLLLLGCEGIRSVSIELPHLEQCKLDFYGLGNCSLTITCPKIEILEIQGCSWIRVRETNCLRKLSISNNAGRVYMVDFGKLAALEFLSVRGVQWCWDAISKMLQWASEVKHLYMKIEFTGDFDALQPFPEIDFVEFFNSHPKLQKFDIHGAMFAALCQRNSLKNVESGFVIPCLEEVVVTVRSPLNAEQKMSTLESLLKYGKSMKSMVIRILQMKSNHNSADDFFDDICRFQCMNRKIVRIE, encoded by the exons ATGGATTCTCTTCCGGATGCAATTGTGCAATACATATTGTCACATATGAGGAATGCCAAGGATGTGGCAGTTTGCAACTGTGTATCAAAGCGGTGGAAGGACTCACTGCCTTATATCAAAAGCCTGTACTTTCCTCGTAACTCTTTTGATAACCATACAGGCTATAATCATCCTGACAGCATTGTGTGGAAGATGGTATCTTCAATTGTCCAATTAGAGGAGCTTGTTGTGTATAGCCCTTTCTCAAGCACAGGGCTTGCCTCATGGCTACTACATGCAGGTTCATCCCTCAAACATCTTGAGCTTAGAATGGATAATCTTGCTGAATACCAGACTTGCGTTGATAGCCCCTCAAAATTGGATTGCATCAGTGCTGCAAAGAATTTGGAGTCCTTGAAGCTTTGGGGAGTCCTAATGATAAAATCACCCATGTGGAATGCCTTTCCTAAACTTCAAAGCCTTGAGATTGTAGGTGCTAGATTGGAAGACCCTGCATTATGTGCTGCTCTTCAGGCATGTCCTAATTTGAAAAACTTGTTGCTGCTTGGTTGTGAAGGGATAAGATCTGTTTCAATTGAGCTGCCACATTTGGAGCAGTGTAAGCTCGATTTTTACGGTTTGGGAAACTGCTCACTTACAATAACTTGCCCAAAAATTGAAATCCTGGAGATACAAGGTTGTAGTTGGATCAGGGTTCGAGAGACAAACTGCCTAAGGAAACTTTCAATTTCTAATAATGCTG GGAGAGTCTACATGGTAGATTTTGGGAAACTTGCAGCATTAGAGTTCTTGTCCGTTAGAGGAGTCCAGTGGTGTTGGGATGCAATAAGCAAGATGCTTCAGTGGGCAAGTGAGGTGAAGCATCTATACATGAAGATTGAGTTTACGGGGGACTTTGATGCCCTTCAGCCTTTTCCAGAGATAGATTtcgttgaattttttaatagtcATCCCAAGCTGCAAAAGTTTGATATCCATGGGGCCATGTTTGCTGCTCTCTGCCAAAGGAACAGCCTGAAAAAT GTGGAATCTGGCTTCGTAATCCCTTGTCTGGAAGAGGTAGTTGTCACAGTCAGATCACCATTAAATGCTGAACAGAAAATGAGCACCCTTGAGTCATTGTTGAAATATGGGAAGAGCATGAAGTCAATGGTAATAAGGATACTTCAGATGAAGAGCAACCATAACAGTGCAGATGATTTCTTTGATGATATTTGCAGGTTTCAATGCATGAACCGCAAGATCGTTCGAATAGAATAA
- the LOC110618726 gene encoding transmembrane emp24 domain-containing protein p24delta3 — protein MGMGANARREVVLQLLLTLCIWGNVRVSEGIWLTLPESGTKCVSEDIHTNVVVLADYVVVSEDNSHLPTISIKVSSPYGNTLHQKENATHGQFAFTTEEAGNHLACFWVNDQNEGGGVVSVNLDWKTGIAARDWESVARKEKIEGVELELRKLEGAVEAIHENLLYLKSREAELRAVSETTNARVAWFSIMSLGLCIVVSILQLWHLKRFFQKKKLI, from the exons ATGGGGATGGGTGCTAATGCGCGCAGGGAGGTGGTACTGCAATTGCTGTTAACGCTGTGCATTTGGGGAAATGTTCGAGTGAGTGAGGGCATATGGTTAACTCTGCCGGAATCGGGGACAAAGTGCGTTTCCGAGGATATCCACACCAATGTTGTCGTATTAGCCGATTATGTTGTCGTCTCCGAGGACAACTCTCACCTTCCCACCATCTCTATCAAG GTCTCCTCACCATATGGGAACACTCTTCATCAGAAGGAAAATGCGACGCATGGTCAGTTTGCATTCACCACTGAAGAGGCTGGCAACCATCTGGCATGTTTCTGGGTGAATGACCAGAATGAAGGAGGTGGAGTTGTAAGTGTCAACCTTGATTGGAAAACTGGAATTGCAGCTAGGGATTGGGAATCAgttgcaagaaaagaaaagattgaG GGTGTTGAACTTGAGCTGAGAAAACTTGAAGGAGCTGTGGAGGCCATCCATGAGAATCTACTCTATCTCAAAAGCAG AGAAGCAGAGTTGAGGGCTGTAAGTGAGACAACAAATGCAAGAGTAGCATGGTTTAGTATCATGTCCTTGGGTCTGTGCATTGTGGTCTCAATTTTGCAGTTGTGGCATTTAAAGCGTTTCTTCCAAAAAAAGAAGCTTATCTAG
- the LOC110618729 gene encoding uncharacterized protein LOC110618729, with amino-acid sequence MEALISQFTLLSDQALQDKNFDPTTIEDLMKLFEIEAYKSWAAMELEQESEVKEAEIAVQKAEEYLECVMESAMDEFRRFEEEIEKMAVEEVESLEKTAETARKMGKVMEKSATIASKKYIEAAVNSATASMKSAWKGFSSKKVHPS; translated from the coding sequence ATGGAAGCTCTTATCTCCCAATTCACCTTGCTCTCAGATCAAGCCTTGCAAGACAAAAACTTCGATCCCACAACGATCGAGGACTTGATGAAGCTGTTCGAGATAGAGGCATACAAGTCATGGGCAGCCATGGAACTTGAGCAGGAAAGTGAAGTGAAAGAAGCAGAAATAGCTGTGCAAAAAGCTGAGGAATATCTTGAATGTGTGATGGAAAGTGCGATGGATGAATTTCGTCGTTTCGAAGAAGAAATTGAGAAGATGGCAGTGGAAGAAGTTGAGAGCTTAGAGAAGACTGCTGAGACTGCAAGAAAAATGGGGAAAGTAATGGAAAAATCTGCAACTATTGCTTCTAAGAAATATATTGAAGCTGCTGTTAATTCTGCTACTGCTTCAATGAAATCTGCCTGGAAGGGATTTTCTTCTAAGAAGGTTCATCCTTCTTGA